The genomic interval CGCTTGGCGAACTCCTCGGCGGTTCGGAAACCAATTTCGCCAAGATGATGACCAACAAGGCGCACTCGCTGGGCATGACGAAGACGACCTACCGCAATGCACATGGCCTGCCGAACAGCGCGCAGAAGACCACGGCGCGCGACCAGGCCCGCCTCGGCATCGCGCTGCGCCAGCATTTTCCGCAGTACTACAAATATTTCGGCACCCGCAGCTTCAAGTTCGGCAAGACCACGATCGGCAACCACAACCGTCTTCTCGGCAATGTTCAGGGCGTCGACGGCATCAAGACCGGCTACACCAACGCCTCCGGCTTCAACATCGCGACCTCGGCAATTTCCGGCAACCGCTCGATCGTTGCCGTGGTCATGGGCGGCGCGACATCCGCCAGCCGCGACAAGTGGGCGACCCGGCTGATCACCACCTACCTGCCCAAGGCCTCCAATGGCCGCAAGCAGTTCGTGATCGCCCGCACCAGAAGCACCGGCGGCCCGATCGTCGCAGCCGCCATGGTATTCCCGAAGACCGGCCCGATCCCCTATGCACGGCCCACGAGCCAGACCGGCGGTGTCGCGCTCGCCTATGCCAACGACAACACGGCCGCCGCCGCCCCGGCAGTCCTCTCCGGACCGCAGGCCGAGCTGATCGCAAACGTTCCGGTGCCGAGCGCGCGCAGAGCGCCCGACAATGATGACGGTCTGAGCGTCGAGGACATTCTCGAAACCGCCGATGGCGTTGCCGATGCGGTGGGAAGCGCGATCGTGCCGGCCGCGGAGGCTTCGCAGCCCGACACTTCGATCAAGACCGGTTCGGTTCGCGCGTCGCGCGGCTGGGTGGTTCAGGTCGGCACCGCCGCAACGCCCGAGGCCGCCAAGGCGCTTCTCGCCAGCACCAAGGGCAAGGCCGGCGGCGCGCTCGACAGTTCCGAGCCCTTCGCGCTCGCCTACAATACCGGCGGCCAGTCGGTCTACCGCGCCCGCTTCGGCGGCTTCTCCGATCAGGAGGAGGCCGTGCGCGCCTGCCGCGCGCTGAAGCAGAACGGCGTGAGCTGCTGGGCAAGCCTCCAGTAGACGCCATGAATTAACGGCACCTTTCTGCTGTTTACGACAATAAAACGCCGGCCCCGATAACGGGCCGGCGTTTTTCGTAAAGCCTTTTGAAAGGTTTCCGCCTTATTCTCGAGAGTAAGGTTTTGGAAAGCAAGAACAGCGAAAGTTCGAATAGCCGCACCTCGCCCCAACGCGCTCCAAACCCCCGGTAAATCCTTGAGTGTCTTGCGTATGAGGATAGACGTGACCAGGAAACAGCGTTTCGGAATGATGTCAGGCCAATCTCTCCCCCTCGATCGCCGTGGCGGCCTAAACCCGCTGCAGGAAGCCGCCCAGAAGCTCGCCGATTACGCGCGCTTCCAGGGGCGCTACAAGGCCCGCGAACTGGTGGGCCTGTTGTCCAGCCAGAGCGAACGCGCCGCCCGCTCGATCGCCCCCGCCGTGAAGATCCATATCTATATCGCCGGCGAGCCCGAAGGCAGAATGCCCGTCAATCTCAGGCTGCGGTAAAATACAAAAAAAGGCCGCGCCGGGCGCGACCTCTTTTCATGAGTGCAAAGCCAGGAAGGCGGCCCGAAGGCCGCCTTTTGCCATTACATCTTGACGGCGGAGATCTGAACCTCGACGCGGCGGTTCTGGGCGCGGCCTTCCGGCGTCGCATTGGAGGCGACGGGGTTGGACGGGCCGAAGCCGACGGCGGAAATGCGATTGCCGCCCACGCCGGACTGGATCAGGTAGTTCGCCACGCTGTTGGCGCGCTCCTGCGAGAGCCGCTGGTTATATTCGAGCGAGCCGGTCGAATCGGTGTAGCCGTTGACGTTGACCGCGGTGCGGTCATACTTGCGCAGAACGGTCGAAACAGCGTTCAGCGTCGAGTAGAAATTCGGCAGGATCGTGTACTGATCCGTCGGGAAGGTCACATTGCCCGGCATGATCAGCGTCAGCATGTCGCCATTGCGGACCACGGAAACGCCGGTGCCGGCAAGCGCCTGGCGGAATTCACGCTCCTGATTGTCCATATAGGCGCCGATGCCGCCGCCGGCGATTGCGCCGAGCGCGCCGCCGATCGCGGCCCCCTTGGCGTCGCCGCCCACGGCAAGACCCGCCAGCGCGCCAAGCGCGCCGCCGGCGAGCGCGCCGGTTCCGGTGTTGTTGTTGACGGTCTGGCCCGAATACGGGTCGGTCGTCGTGCAGCCGGCAAGAAAGGCAAGGCCTACGGCTGCAATGGTGATCTTCTTCAGCATGGTGTCCCTCAGAGTTGAAAGCTTCGCCAATGTTGAAGCCGTTCCTTTGCGGCAATCATATGGCGTGAATGTGCGGCTTCTCGGGGGCAATCCCACAATCAGCCGCACCTGTTGTCAAGATAGCGCAGCCGCCTCAATTGGCCATGGGCGCCGCGGTCACGGGCGCGGCAGCCGTGGCGGCGGCGGCCGGCGGCGCGATCCGGATTTCGACACGGCGGTTCTGGGCGCGGCCGTCTGCGGTATCGTTGCTCGCTACCGGATCGGCCTTGCCATAACCAACCGGCAGGATGCGCTGCGGGCTGACGCCGCGCTGAATAATGGCGCCGGCGACCGCATTGGCGCGCTGCTGCGACAGTTTCAGGTTATAGGCGTCCGAGCCGGTGGAATCGGTATAGCCGTTCACGTCGATATCGGTGGCACTGTACTTGCGCAGCAGCGCGGCGATGGTATCGAGCGCCGGCGTGAATTCGGGAACGATGTCGTATTTGTCGGTCTCGAAGGTGATCGAGGACGGGAAGACCAGCGCGATGTATTTCGGCGTCCGGATGATCGTCACGCCGGTGTCCTTGAGCTGATCACGGAACGCCTGCTCCTGACTGTCCATGTAAGCCCCCGGATCGGAAACGGAAATATTCGTAACCGACACTTCCTGCGGCGCGACGTCTTCGCCCCCGGTCGAAGAGCATCCGGCAAGCAGCAGCAAGCCTGAAAGAGCAATAGCGATGGTCCTGATCATGGTGTTCCCCTCTGTTCTCGAAATGCCGGTGCTTCCGGCCGGTTTCCATAACAACAGCATGGCGGATGATTCCGCAAGCAGCGCCTGACGATTTCCGCTCATGACCGGGCCAAACGACACCGCAGGATGGCCCAACGTTAATGGTGCCCGAGCAATGTCGCGTCGTGCATTTCGGCGTTCAGGCGACGTTCCTCATCGACCTTCGGCTTGGAGAAGCGGGCGAGGATCAGATAGGCGACCGGGGTGATGTAAAGCGTCACGATGGTGGCGAAGCCGAGCCCGCCGACGATCACCCAGCCGAGCGCGATGCGCGCCTCCGCGCCCGCACCCGAGGCCAGCACCAGCGGGATGCCGCCGAGAACGGTGGAGATCATCGTCATCATCACTGGCCGGAGCCGCAGAAGCGTCGCATGCTCGATCGCGTCGCGCACCCCCTCGCCCCGGTCGCGAAGCTGGTTGGCGAATTCGACGATCAGAATGCCGTTCTTGGCCATCACCCCGATCAGCAGCACAAGGCCGATCTGGGAATAGATGTTGAGGCTGGTGCCCGTCAGCAGCATCGCGATCACCGCGCAGCCGATGCCGAACGGCACGGTCGCCAGAATGATCAGCGCGCTCCAGACGCTTTCGAACTGGGCGGACAGCACCAGGAACACGATGACGATCGCGAAGCCGAACACCATCGTCATTCCCGAGGCGTTCTCATCGAGCGCGGCGGCCTCCGCCTGCGCCTCGACATGGGCGCCGGGGGGCAGAAGCGGTTCCGCGATCTCGACGAGCCGCTGATAGGCCTCGCCCAGCGCAACGCCTTCCCCAAGGCTGGACGAAAGCGAAACCGAAGGCTGCTGGTTCTCGCGCTCCAGCGTCGGCGCGATCGATTTTTCCTCCAGCGTGGCGATGGTGGACAGCGGCACGATGCGGCCATCGCCTGCCTTCAGGAATATATTCCTGAGATCGGTCGGGTCATCGACCTTGCGGGTATCCGAGCGAAGCTGCACGTCATAGGATTGGCCGTCGATGAACACCTCGCCCACCGAGCGTCCATCGAGCAGGGCCCTCAAAGCCTCTGACAGACCGCCGATATCGATGCCGAGATCGGCCGCTCTGCGGCGGTCGAGCGTCAGGGCAAGCTGCGCCTGCGAGGCGTCATTGCTGAGACGCGGAGCGGAAAACATCGGATCGGCCTCCATCGCGGCCACGATCTCGGACGCCGCGACCGCGAGCTTCTCGTGCGTGGACCCCACCAGGGCGACGCTGAGCCCGTTGCCGCCGCCCCTGATATTGAGCGAATTGGGCTGGAAGGCGAAGGCGCGCACGGCCGGAATCTGGCCGGCGGCCATGTTGACATCGCCGGCGATCGCGCTCTGCACCCGTTCCCGCTCGCCCCAGGGGGCGAGCGTCATCACCATAAAGCCGCTATTGGTATTGCTGCCGAAGCCGGAGATCGAGAACACGCTTTCGATCTCGCCGCTGTCGAGCAGCGGCTGCAGGCGCTCTTCCACCTGCTGGATACGGTCGCGCGTATAATCGAGGCTGACGCCCTCCGGCGCCGAGACCCGCATCATCAGCATCGAGCGATCCTCGCTCGGCAGGAGTTCATTGGTGATGTTGGCATAGGCGAGATAGGCGCCGAACATCAGCAACGCACCGAAGGAAAGCACGACCAGCGGCGCGGCAAGCGCAAGGCGCAGCGAATGCGCATAGAAGCGGTTGAAACCATTGCCGAGCCGGGTGGCAAGCCCGGGCCGGGTCTCGGAATGCTGGACCAGGATGCGTGAAGCCAGCATCGGGCACAGCGTCAGCGCCACGAAGGACGACAGCATCACCGCGAAGGCGAGCACGAAGCCGAATTCGCGGAACAGGCCGCCAGCTTGGCCGGGCAGGAACGACAACGGCACGAACACGGCGGCAAGGGTCGCCGTGGTGGTGATCACCGCGAAGAAAACCTGGCGGGTGCCGAGAACGGCTGCCGCGCGCGGGCCCAAGCCGAGCGCGCGCAGGCGCACGATGTTTTCCAGCACCACGATCGCGTCATCGACCACCATGCCGGTGGCAAGCACGATCGCGAGCAGGGTCAGGATATTGATGGAGAAGCCGGCGACATAGATCGCGGCGACCGTGCCGATCAGGGCCACCGGCAGCGTGATCGCCGGAATGATGGTCGCCCGCCAGTCGCGCAGGAACAGGAAGATGATCGCCACCACGATCAGCGCGGCAAGGGTCAGCGAGCGGACCACCTCCTCGATCGAGCCCGAAATGAACACCGCATCGTCGCTCGAAACCCGTATCGTGGTGCCTTCCGGCAGGTTTGGCCGGAGCTCCTCGATGACCCTGTGCACGCCCTCCGATATCTCCAGCGTATTGGACTTGGCCTGACGCACGATGCCGAGACCGATGCCCGGCTGGCCATTATAGCGCAGCGCCGTCGCAGCCGTATCCGGGCCGAAGACGACAGTCGCCACATCGCCGAGGCGGACATTGTCGGCGACCTTCAGATCGGCGAATTCTTCCGGTGTGGTAAGGTCGGCGGTGGCGCGCACGCCGAGCGCCTGGGTGGTGCTGGTGAGCGACCCCGCCGGCACGTCCCACGACATGTCGGAAAGCGCATTGGCGAGATCGGCGACCGTCAGGCCGCGGCTGGCAAGCGCCGCCTGATTGATATCGATGCGGAAGATCTTGTCCCGGTCGCCATAGACCGCGACATCGGCGACGCCGGAAACGGCGGCAAGCCTGTCCTCGATATTGTCCGATACATATTTGGTCAGGTCGTCGATATCGAGCGTGGAGGAGGTGACCGCCAGCCGCAGGATCGGCTGCGCATCGGAATCCGCCTTGACGATGCGCGGCTCGTCGGCGTCGTCCGGCAGTTGCCCCTCGACCCGGCCGACGGCGTCGCGGACGTCCATCGAGGCGACATTGATATCGGTATCCTTGCTGAACTCCAGCGTCACCCGGCTGGAGCCGGTCTGCGATTGCGACGACATCGACTGCAGGCCGGAGACGCGCGCCACCGCGCCTTCGATGACATCGGTGACCTCGCGGTCGACGGTTTCGGGCGAAGCGCCGGAAAAGGTGGTGCGCACGGTGATCACCGGCTGGTCGACATCCGGCAGTTCGCGCACCTCGACGCCGAAATAGGCGGCAAGGCCGGCGACCACGATCAGCGCGTTGAACACCAGCGCCATGATCGGCCGGCGCACGAAGAGCGCGGTGAAGCCATGCTCGGTTGCGTGATCGACAGCGATTTCCTCGATCTCGTCGCGCTTGTCGCCGGTCGGGGTATCCTCGCTCATGACGAAGCCCCCGCATTCGCCTGACGCACCGCGCCGCCCTCGCGCAGGCGCTGGATGCCCTCGATGATCACGGGGTCGCCCGCCTCCAGCGCGGCATCGACCAGCACCACATCCGGGTCGCGCTGGATCACGCGGACCCGGACCTTCTCGGACGCGCCGTCGGCCATACGCCACACGAAGGCGCCTTCCGAATCCCACTGGATCGCCAGCGGATCGACGCCCGGATATTCATCGCCGGGAAACCGCATGGTCACGTCGAAGGACATGCCAGCTCTCAGCGCGTCGCTTTCGTTGTCGATACGCGCGCGCACGGTGAACGTGCGGCTTGCCGGGTCAATCCGGTTGTCGACCGCCTCGACCACGCCGTCAAAGCGCTTCTGGGGCGCTGCGACCAGGCTTGCCTCCACCGGCGTTCCCGGGGTGACGGCGGTTGCGAAGCGCTCCGGAACGTCGAAATCGACGAGGATCGCAGAGCGATCATCGATTGTGACGATCTCCGACGAGGTGGTGACATAGTCGCCGACATTGACGCCGACGATCCCGGCGACGCCCGAAATCGGCGCGACGATCTGCCGGCGGGCGAGATTGAGTTCCGCCGTCTCGAGATCGAGTTGAGCGGATTTCTCGGCGATCTCGGCGTTGTAGACTTCGAGATTGGAAATCGAGGAACTGATCTTGCGATTGATCTCCGCCTGCCGGGCGGCGCTTTCAAGCGCGACCTCCGCCAGGTTGCGCGCCAGAACCTGCTCGCGGTCGTCGAGCCGGACGATGACGTCGCCCTTCTCCACCTTGTCGCCGGAGGATATGCTGATCTCCGTGATCGTGCCGGCCTGCTCGGGCAGCAGCGTCACCGACTGGATCGCAGCCCCGCTGCCGATCGCCGTCAACTGGTCGTTGACCGTGCCGATCGCGACCGGCGCGGTGACGACCTGAACCGCGCCGCCGAAACCGCCGCCGCGGCCGCCTGCCGGGGGCCTGGCCGTGTCGTTATTACCGGCAATGCCCATCGAGGCCATGAGCTCGCGGCCATCGGGAGCAAACCAGAGCCAGGCCGCGGCCCCGACTGCCAGAACGCCGAGACTGACGGCAAGCTGTTGATAAAGACGCATTCATGACCTCGGACTGGCAACTGGGGCGGGATTCCTGTCACCGAAGTATCGTTATCGTTCCCGCCTCCGCAAGTCGCCAGATCAAACCTCACCAAATTGTAATGTTACCTCCGCCTGGCGGTACATAAACGGTGGCCGGCATTGGCTGGGATGTGCTTTTTTTGTTCTCATTTCCCGCGCCGCCTTCACCTTTGGCATGCAAGCCATTAGATTGGCCTCATGAATCAAGGTGACGACAATATTCCGTTTTTCGACGAAGACGATGCGCCGCAGCCCGCAGCGCCCGCCCGCTCCGGCCTTGCCGCACGAGCGATGGCCGCGCGCCGCGCGCCGGATGCGCCCGATTATCTCTCCGGCCTCAACCCCGAGCAGCGCGACGCCGTGGAAACCACCGAGGGGCCGCTTCTGGTGCTTGCGGGTGCGGGCACCGGCAAGACCCGGGTTCTGACCACCCGCATCGCCCATATTCTTGCTTCCGGAAGGGCCTATCCCAGCCAGATTCTTGCCGTGACTTTCACCAACAAGGCCGCGCGCGAGATGAAGGAAC from Martelella mediterranea DSM 17316 carries:
- a CDS encoding D-alanyl-D-alanine carboxypeptidase, translated to MQRQATSRFPKSRFSAAAILLAAFTILLTGFAPARADSNDAAIVIDVNTGKVLYGENPDAPRYPASLTKMMTLYLTFEALDDGRITLDTRVPFSKNASAEPPTKLGIGAGNSISVETAIYSLVTRSANDAATALGELLGGSETNFAKMMTNKAHSLGMTKTTYRNAHGLPNSAQKTTARDQARLGIALRQHFPQYYKYFGTRSFKFGKTTIGNHNRLLGNVQGVDGIKTGYTNASGFNIATSAISGNRSIVAVVMGGATSASRDKWATRLITTYLPKASNGRKQFVIARTRSTGGPIVAAAMVFPKTGPIPYARPTSQTGGVALAYANDNTAAAAPAVLSGPQAELIANVPVPSARRAPDNDDGLSVEDILETADGVADAVGSAIVPAAEASQPDTSIKTGSVRASRGWVVQVGTAATPEAAKALLASTKGKAGGALDSSEPFALAYNTGGQSVYRARFGGFSDQEEAVRACRALKQNGVSCWASLQ
- a CDS encoding OmpA family protein, which encodes MLKKITIAAVGLAFLAGCTTTDPYSGQTVNNNTGTGALAGGALGALAGLAVGGDAKGAAIGGALGAIAGGGIGAYMDNQEREFRQALAGTGVSVVRNGDMLTLIMPGNVTFPTDQYTILPNFYSTLNAVSTVLRKYDRTAVNVNGYTDSTGSLEYNQRLSQERANSVANYLIQSGVGGNRISAVGFGPSNPVASNATPEGRAQNRRVEVQISAVKM
- a CDS encoding OmpA family protein, translating into MIRTIAIALSGLLLLAGCSSTGGEDVAPQEVSVTNISVSDPGAYMDSQEQAFRDQLKDTGVTIIRTPKYIALVFPSSITFETDKYDIVPEFTPALDTIAALLRKYSATDIDVNGYTDSTGSDAYNLKLSQQRANAVAGAIIQRGVSPQRILPVGYGKADPVASNDTADGRAQNRRVEIRIAPPAAAATAAAPVTAAPMAN
- a CDS encoding efflux RND transporter permease subunit: MSEDTPTGDKRDEIEEIAVDHATEHGFTALFVRRPIMALVFNALIVVAGLAAYFGVEVRELPDVDQPVITVRTTFSGASPETVDREVTDVIEGAVARVSGLQSMSSQSQTGSSRVTLEFSKDTDINVASMDVRDAVGRVEGQLPDDADEPRIVKADSDAQPILRLAVTSSTLDIDDLTKYVSDNIEDRLAAVSGVADVAVYGDRDKIFRIDINQAALASRGLTVADLANALSDMSWDVPAGSLTSTTQALGVRATADLTTPEEFADLKVADNVRLGDVATVVFGPDTAATALRYNGQPGIGLGIVRQAKSNTLEISEGVHRVIEELRPNLPEGTTIRVSSDDAVFISGSIEEVVRSLTLAALIVVAIIFLFLRDWRATIIPAITLPVALIGTVAAIYVAGFSINILTLLAIVLATGMVVDDAIVVLENIVRLRALGLGPRAAAVLGTRQVFFAVITTTATLAAVFVPLSFLPGQAGGLFREFGFVLAFAVMLSSFVALTLCPMLASRILVQHSETRPGLATRLGNGFNRFYAHSLRLALAAPLVVLSFGALLMFGAYLAYANITNELLPSEDRSMLMMRVSAPEGVSLDYTRDRIQQVEERLQPLLDSGEIESVFSISGFGSNTNSGFMVMTLAPWGERERVQSAIAGDVNMAAGQIPAVRAFAFQPNSLNIRGGGNGLSVALVGSTHEKLAVAASEIVAAMEADPMFSAPRLSNDASQAQLALTLDRRRAADLGIDIGGLSEALRALLDGRSVGEVFIDGQSYDVQLRSDTRKVDDPTDLRNIFLKAGDGRIVPLSTIATLEEKSIAPTLERENQQPSVSLSSSLGEGVALGEAYQRLVEIAEPLLPPGAHVEAQAEAAALDENASGMTMVFGFAIVIVFLVLSAQFESVWSALIILATVPFGIGCAVIAMLLTGTSLNIYSQIGLVLLIGVMAKNGILIVEFANQLRDRGEGVRDAIEHATLLRLRPVMMTMISTVLGGIPLVLASGAGAEARIALGWVIVGGLGFATIVTLYITPVAYLILARFSKPKVDEERRLNAEMHDATLLGHH
- a CDS encoding efflux RND transporter periplasmic adaptor subunit, with the protein product MRLYQQLAVSLGVLAVGAAAWLWFAPDGRELMASMGIAGNNDTARPPAGGRGGGFGGAVQVVTAPVAIGTVNDQLTAIGSGAAIQSVTLLPEQAGTITEISISSGDKVEKGDVIVRLDDREQVLARNLAEVALESAARQAEINRKISSSISNLEVYNAEIAEKSAQLDLETAELNLARRQIVAPISGVAGIVGVNVGDYVTTSSEIVTIDDRSAILVDFDVPERFATAVTPGTPVEASLVAAPQKRFDGVVEAVDNRIDPASRTFTVRARIDNESDALRAGMSFDVTMRFPGDEYPGVDPLAIQWDSEGAFVWRMADGASEKVRVRVIQRDPDVVLVDAALEAGDPVIIEGIQRLREGGAVRQANAGASS